The Tautonia plasticadhaerens nucleotide sequence CCGGCCCGGAGGGAGAACTCGTCGGGGGGGACGATGCCGGTGCCGGTGAGCAAGACGACGCCGTCGGGGAAGGACTGGTCCCGGCCGAGCCAGGAGATGAGGTCGTCGAGGGGTCGGGCGAGCCGGGAGGTGGAGGTGTCTCCCGAGAAGACAGGGGAGCCGTCCCGGAGGATCTCCAGGGTGATGGCGAGGTCGGCGGGGTCGGGGACGGCGGAGATGAGGGTGACGCAGGGGCCGAGGGCGCAGGAGGACTCGTAGACCTTGGCCTGGGGGAGATACAGGGGGTTCCGGCCCTCGATGTCCCGGGCCGAGACGTCGTTGCCGATCGAGAGGCCGACGAGGCGGAGGGTGTCGTCGAGCACCAGGGCCAGCTCGGGCTCGGGGACGGACCATTTCGTGTCGGACCGGACCCGGATCGGGGCGCCGTGGCCGACGGCCCGGCCGGCGGTGGCCTTGAAGAACAGCTCGGGGCGGTCGGCGGAGTAGACGAGGTCGTAGAAGGAGCCCCCCTGCTCGGATTCCTCCTGGCGGGCGACCTTGCTGCGGATGTAGGTGACGCCGGCGGCCCAGATCTCGTGGTCGTCGACGGGGGGGAGCAGCCGGATCGAGGAGACGGGGAGGGCGGGGCGGTCGGGGTCGAGGCGTCGGGCGGCCTCGGCGGCGGGGTCGGTGGCGTGGAGGATCGTCGCGATCCGCCGGGATCCGCGCAGGGGGCGGAGGGAGTCGCCCTCGATCAGGCCGAGGCGGGGGAGGCCGGACTCGGGGTCGAGAAATTTCGCAAGCTGCATGGCCGAGACGAGCCTTTCGTGTTAGAACCCGCGTCCGGTCGATCGGCCGAGGCCGTCCTCGCACCGTCGTCGCGTCGCGTCGGGGGCCGGGAGGGCGGGGGCGATCGAGGGCCGACCGAGGCCCCCGGGGGAGGCCCGAGCGGCATCCCCCGGCCCCGTCGGGATGCCCGGCCGGGAGGGCCGGGGCCGCTCGGAGTCGGACCGGAAGGAACCGGGAGGGGGCGGATGGCGCCGGATCGGATCGTCGTGGTCGGCCACGCCGCGGTGACGTGCCTCGGGCCGGACCTGGACACCACCTGGCGGCGACTCGTCGCCGGCGAGTCGGGCCTGTCGAGCCGCCCGGATCGGCTCGACCCGGGGCAGTACCTCCAGGACGTCGCCGGGCTGGTCGACGGCGTCGGGCCGGGGACCCCCCTCGAAGATCCGGCGATCGCCCGGCTCGGGTCTCGGTTCGTGCACTTCGGGCTCCTGGCCGCCCGCCAGGCCTGGGCCGATGCGGGCCTGGATCGAGGTGACCTCGGCGTGCCGGGCGACCGGGTGGCGGTGGTGGTCGGCTCGGGGCTCGGGGGGCTGGACCTCTACCACGCCGAGGGCCGCCGGGCCTCCTCCCGCAAGACGCTGGCGACCGGGCCCTATCTTGT carries:
- a CDS encoding fumarylacetoacetate hydrolase family protein: MQLAKFLDPESGLPRLGLIEGDSLRPLRGSRRIATILHATDPAAEAARRLDPDRPALPVSSIRLLPPVDDHEIWAAGVTYIRSKVARQEESEQGGSFYDLVYSADRPELFFKATAGRAVGHGAPIRVRSDTKWSVPEPELALVLDDTLRLVGLSIGNDVSARDIEGRNPLYLPQAKVYESSCALGPCVTLISAVPDPADLAITLEILRDGSPVFSGDTSTSRLARPLDDLISWLGRDQSFPDGVVLLTGTGIVPPDEFSLRAGDVVRIAIEGLGTLENPVAAR